Part of the Sinorhizobium sp. BG8 genome, CGCCGGCTTAATGCTTGTTATTGAGAACTTCCCCGGATGGAAGAGTTTCGGGGCCGTGGCTGCTCATCTGAAATTTATCTCCAGTCATCATCGACAGATCGAACGGATCGCTGTTCTTACCAGCAGCAAGCTTCTCCGGATCGTTCCCACCCTTGCTCGCTACTTCGTACACCCCAAGATTCGAACTTTCGACTTCCAGCAACGGACAATGGCGCTTTCTTGGTTGGAGACCGGTCAACCATGACATCTCTGCAGGACAAAGTTGCAGAAGCATATTCGTATTTGCGTTGGGCGGGTCAGCGGCAACTGGTTTCCGTTCTGGCTACGATTGGGACCGCATGTTTTCCCTCACAGTGCTATGCGCAATCGCCGCTCGGTGCAGACATGCCCGATGTAGAGTTCGGAGCACGCAAGATATTCCTGATGCTATTCCTGATGCTTGGCCCGATCAAAATACTCGTGCCCTTTAAAGTCATTACGGACGGCTACGGCCCCATCTTGCGGCGACGAATAGCCACCAGGGCGATCCTGTTCTCGGCGGCAGCGCTGGCGATCGCCGGTTTGCTCGGGCGCACTATGCTTGAGAATTTAGACATCTCGTTGCCGGTGCTGGCGATGACCGGGGGGATTATCTTGTTCGTTGTGGCCTTGCGAACCATCCTGCAACCGACTTCGGATTTCCAGGTACGATCAACAGATCGGGGTCAAACGGATCTGGGACTGGCCCTGACACCGCTGGCGTTTCCAACAATCGTGACGCCTTACGGCATTGCCGCTGTGATCGTCTTTGCCACGTTGGCAGGCGGCCGCCAAACGGAAGGGCTAACCGTGGCGGGCATTGTATTGCTGATCCTGACGCTGGACTGGCTGGCAATGATTTTCGCAGAGGGCATTCTGAGATGGATCGGCACTTCACTGCAGGTCTTGGCTGTCGTGCTTGGCGTTACACAAGCTGCCTTGGGCCTGCAGGTCATATTGCATAGTTTCAGCATGATCGCCTGGCGATAACCCGTTCTTCCCGGCACTCGTTACTGCTTGGCCAGAACTGGCATCCACAATGAGATAGCCCTGAAGAGATGAGTACATTTCTTCGCGAAATTTGGTGGAAATTCAGCGAGTTTTCCAGAAACTCTGCGACAAGCACGGTTGGGTGAGAGTGACGGTGCTTGCAACCTCGCTCATGCAATTCTGGTCCACTATAGTCAGGCCGTTCGAGACGCGGACACCATTGAGAGGCTATTTTGCGCGCTTCCCCTGAGCTCAAACCGCCGGGCACCCTGCCCTACGGCTGCCCACGTCGCCCTCTCCGATCTGCTACGGCTTGATGTCGAGCGCTTGACCAGAGGTTCGCAACTCTTGCAGCGTCTTGCCGACACAACTTCCTCCGCCTTCGTCACCAATCGCCTTCGCTTTGCCGTCTAAGGTGATCGTACCAGCGATTCCATCCGACGCTACGTACGTGGCGGTTCCACTATCGGCTACCTTGGATAGATAGAACACAAGATTGGTTTCTTTGTTTTTGCAGGTGATCGCGAACGGAAAGGTTTTAAATGGGTCAACTTGTGCATAAGCCATTGATGCAGCGTCACCTGCCAGCACCAGGGCAACCAGTGCCCCAAGCATGCGTGGCGGCAATGTTGTTTTCTGCAAAACGCAGCCCATTGAAACCTCCTTGTTAGATCGAGTTCGCCTCGCCAAACCTCTCTGGATTTCGAGCACAGCGCGAAGTTGGTTGCTTCATGGACCACTTTGCGCAGCACCGACCCCTTACGCATGGGGTCGGTTGCATTATGTGCTCGTGGTACAAACAGTCAACAATGCCCAAGGTGCCGCAAGCCTACTGCGCAGACAGGGCTTGGATCATCCCCGGGGGCGACGATCACGGTAAGAGCCAGAATAACCTGCCCGTCACGCGGACCGCGTCCACGATTGCCATGCCCGACGGCCAATGTTTCGAACTCTTCTGAGGAGTGGCGGCGCCACTAAGCTGGCTACCTGTGCCGATCATGGGAGGCACCTCTGTTCCGGTGCGCCAGGCTGGTACTGCAGCGCGAGAGTTTGGCAAAATGGGTTTGCCCTATCGTCTCAGGACACAGCCGATATCGGCGCAATTCGATGGATTTCGCCCAGAGCCTACCCGGATACACGAAAGGACATCCTGAATCGGTACGCGTGTTGAAATTGTCGGCGTATTGCGGGCCATGCTAATTTTCAGATGCAACGCCCTCCACTCGGATTGCGCTGCAGCTTGCAGAGAGGCGGACGGGGCGCCGGCAACACTCTCCGTTTTTCTGATCGATGAGGGCCCGGGGACCCCGCAGTCTCCGGGTTCCTTTGTCGCTGGCAATTCGCGAAGCGCACTCGCCCGCCCGCGTCGGCGGTATCATGGTTTCACCGAAGCACGGGAAGATGATCCAAGCGCGCCCGGAAGGCAGGAGCCCGCTAGGTCCCTACCCCGATCTCGGCCAGCCGCGTCAGGCAGGCTTCCTCGACATTGTCGAGTTCTCCAAGGGTTTCGTCGATGTCGCGGCGCTTCTGCCTGAGGTCTTCACGCTTCTCGTTGACCTTCCGCATCAGTAGCTGCAACTGGCCGACCTCGCCGGGCGGGTCCTTGTAGACCTGAATGATCTCTCTGATCTCGGCGATGGTGAAGCCGATGCGCCGGCCTCTCAAAATTTCCTGGATCAGGCGCCGATCGGCTGGGCGGAAAAGCCGTGTACGTCCGCGGCGTTCAGGGTGGATCAGGCCCTCGTCCTCGTAGAACCGCAGGGTTCGCGTCGACACCCCGAATTCCCGGGTCAGTTCCGTAATGCTATAATATTTGTCCACGCCGGATCCCAATCATTCAATTGCGATCAATAATATTTACTTTTACGTCAAAGTCAATTTCGCTGTTTTAGTGGATGGAAAACCACCAGGTCGCAAGACCGAGGAACGCGAAAAAACCGGTTATGTCGGTCACCGCGGTGACGAACACTGCGGACGACACGGCCGGATCCGCCCCCACCCTGTCGAGCAGAAGCGGGATCATGATCCCGGCGATTGCCGCGGCCAGCATGTTGATGATCATGGCCGTCGCGATGATTCCGCCGATATTGGCGTCCTCGAACCAGAAGCCGGCGACACAGCCGATCAGCAATCCGAAGATCATGCCGTTCAACAGCCCGACACCGGCCTCGCGGCGCACGACCCGCCAGGCATTGTGAATATCGAGATTGCGCGTCGCAAGCGCACGCACGGTCACCGTCATGGTCTGCGAACCCGCGTTCCCCCCATGCCAGCGACGATCGGCATGAGGACGGCGAGTGCCACGATCTCCTCGATCGTCGCCTCGAAGAGTGAGATCACCGACGCAGCAAGAAAAGCCGTCAGCAGATTGACCAGAAGCCATGGCACGCGCGAGCGAGACGTTTCGGCAATGGTGTCCGAGAGTTCTTCGTCGCCAACGCCGCCGAGGCGCATGAGGTCTTCTTCGGCTTCCTCCTGGATCACGTCGACCACGTCGTCGATCGTCAGCACCCCGACCAGCCGCCCGTTGTCATCGACGACGGCAGCCGACAGAAGGTCGTACTGTTCGAACAGCTGCGCGGCCTCTTCCTGGTCCATCTCCGCCGGAATCGGATGGTTGGTCTCGCGCATGATCGCCTCGACCTTGGTGCCGCGCTTGGTGCGCAGGATCCGGTCGAGATCGACTATGCCGAGCAGGCGGAACGTCGGGTCGATGACGAAGATCTGGGTGAAGCTGTCCGGTAACTCCTCTTCCTCGCGCATGTAGTCGATCGTCTGGCCCACCGTCCAGAACGGCGGCACGGCGACGAATTCGGTCTGCATGCGGCGGCCCGCCGTGCTTTCCGGATAGTCGAGCGAGCGGCGCAGCCGGATCCGTTCGGTGAACGGCAGCTTGGAGAGAATCTCCTCCTGGTCGGCCTGATCGAGGTCCTCGAGGATGTAGACGGCATCGTCGGAGTCCATCTCGCCGATTGCCGCGGCGATCTGGTCGTTGGGCAGGTGCTCGACGATATCAAGGCGGATCGCCTCGTCGACTTCGGTAAGGGCCGCAAGATCGAACTCGTCGCCGAGCAGCGATACCAGCGCGCGCCGCTGGTCCGGCTGGATCGCCTCGAGAAGGTCGCCCATTTCAGATTCGTGAAGCCGCGCGACATGCTTTTTCAGAAACAGCAGGTCGCGATCGGCGATCGCGGCGCCGACATGCATGAGAAAGTCGGAACGGATGGAGCCATCCTCGGCGTAGATATCCTCGCCTTCGTAGGCTCCCGCGTCCGCCGGTGCGCGCAGGTCGCGATCGTCTTCGCCGGTGTCCGCCATTGGACCGCTCCTCGAAACGCAATTTCCGGCAAGTCGCCGGAGCGCTCGCCCAACATGAGAATGAATTGCTTTGCCGATTCAGAGAAGGCGGCCGCGGCTAGCCGGGATCCGCTCCCTGCCCTCCTGCTAACCGAAAGCGCGGTGGCGGTCTACAGAGGAGCGAAGCGAAATTGGCACGCTTTGCGGAGAATTGCGCAAGCTGTTGCAATTTCTCAAGAATCGAATGCCTTTGGCATCTCGTCGGAAGCGCGGGAGAAAGGCGTCGAAAAGCGATGCCGGTTCCCTTCCCCGCGCATTGGCGCTAGGCATGAAAACACCGTTGACCCAACGGAGCGATGCACTTCAAGCGGACCTCAAGCATGACCATTCGCCCGATCCTCAAATTTCCGGATCCAAAGCTACGCACGCCCTGCTGGCCCGTCGAACAGTTCGATTCCGACCTTGCAGCACTCGTAGCGGACCTTGCCGAAACCATGCGGGCTGCCCCCGGCATCGGCATCACGACGGCTCATATCGGCGAACTCCTGCGCGTGGTGTTCATCGAACTGGAAGGCCCGGGATCGGGCCAGGTCTATGTCAATCCGGTCCTGGTGTGGGTCTCCGCGGACTTGGTGCGGCATGCTGAAGGCAGCGTTTCCATGCCCGGCGTAAGCGAGGACGTGGAGCGGCCGGCCCGGATAAGGGTCACGTATCAGGACATCGAAGGCATGCATCACAGCGCAGAAGCTTCGGGCCTCCTTGCCGTCTGCCTGCAGCATGAAATCGACCAGTTGGACGGCATGTTCTGGATAGAACGCCTGTCGCGGCTGAAGCGCGAACGCGTCATCAAGAAATACCGGAAACTGACGGCGTGACACTGCCACTGCCTTGGTGACTGCCGACCAGCCACAACTTCTTTAGGGAGCGAGGCTGATCCGCGCATGACGAAATGCCCCACCGGGGGAAACCGGGTGGAATGCCCGTGCAAGCCTGAACTCAAATCCAGCACGACAAGATCGCCCCTGTCAGGCAGAATGCCGCAGGTTCGTATCCTGGCGCCAAGCCGGCCGGAAGTGGGGCACCAGCCATGACGATTTTTGCCGTACGGCACATCACCCGTTACAGCTACTGGCGACCGGTCGAGTTCGGCCAGCACCGGATGATGTTCCGCCCCCGCGACAGCTTTGACCAGAGGCTGCTCGATGCCAACCTCATCGTCTCTCCGGGACCAAATGAAATCCGCTGGATTCACGATGTCTTCGGCAATTGCGTCGCCATGATCAACTTCAGCCGCCCATCGAACGAACTCGTCTTCGAATCCCGGATCCGGCTGGATCACACCCCGCAAGTCGCCCTCGATCTTCGAATAGACGACGAAGCCCTGACCTACCCGTTTTCCTATGATTCCGACGAGCTTACGGACCTCGAATGCACGATCGCCCGCCACTATCCGGATACGAGCGACGAGGTAGGACGCTGGGCTCGCCAGTTCATACGCGTCGGGCACGCGACGGAAACCGGGCACCTCCTGATGACGCTCTGTTACGCAATCCACCAGAGCTTTTCCTACGCGCGACGCTCCGAGCATGGAACGCAGCCGCCCCAGCTGACACTGGAGCTTCGCCGGGGAACCTGTCGCGACTTCGCCCTGTTGATGATGGAAGCCGCGCGGGCGCTGGGCCTCGCTGCCCGCTTCGTCACAGGCTACATCTATGTCCCCGATCGCGATGGAACGACTACGCTTGGCGGCGGCTCGACGCACGCCTGGTGCCAGATCTACCTGCCCGGTGCCGGATGGGTGGAGTTCGATCCGACAAACGGCATCGTGGGCAACCGCGACCTTATCCGCGTCGGCGTGGCGCGCGACCCCCGTCAGGCAATCCCGCTGTCGGGAAGCTACGACGGAGAATCTAGCGATTTCAATGATATGTCGGTGCAAGTGAATGTGACGACAGAACCAGTCTCGTCCTCCGGAAGGCAGACGACCGCCTGAACAGTGGAACCGATGGCCGCCGCCCGCGTTCCCTGACACGCCTCCCGACCGGTGAGGTTACGGATCGAACGCGAGGCAAGCAGATGAGGATACATGCCGGTTTCATCCTGGGTTACGAATGCCCCAAGCCTACCCCGATGCTGCTTGCCCTCGACATACATCCCTCCCGCCGGGTCGACCTTCTGACTGATCAGGTCTTGTCCTTCAATCAACCGATCGAGGCGTGGGGCTATGTGGATGCGTTCGGTAACGCGTGCACGCGCATCGTCGCCCCGGCGGGTCTCACGCTTATCTCGACGGATTTCGAAATTTACGACAGCGGCCAGCCGGACGTCGTTCCGTACGACGCCATCCAGCACGAGATCCAGGACCTCCCCGACGAGGTTCTGGTCTTCCTTCTCGGCAGCCGATACTGCGACACCGACCGTCTTGGTGATTTCGCTTGGTCACGATTTGCGACCACCCAATCCGGCTGGCCACGCGTCCAGGCCATAGCCGACTTCGTTCACGGCCACATCCGTTTCGACTATCAGAAGGCCGACGCAACGCGCACGGCCTATGGCGGCTTTACCGAGAGGATGGGCGTATGCCGGGACTTCGCGCATCTCGCGATTACGCTCTGCCGCTGCATGAACATCCCCGCCCGCTACTGTACGGGATACCTCGGGGACATAGGCGTGCCGCCGGACCCCGCACCCATGGATTTCAGCGCCTGGTTCGAGGTGTTTCTCGGTGGCCACTGGCACACCGTGGATGCCCGCCACAATACGCCGCGGATCGGCCGGATCCTTATGGGCACGGGCCGCGACGCAACGGATGTCGCACTCTCCACGAACTTCGGCCCCACGACGCTTGCCCGATTTGAAGTGGTAACGGAAGAGATCAAGGAGTGATCGTCACCCCGTTCGCGAAATCGCGATGGAACAACTGTGGCACGAATACGTTACCCCTCCATGAGAACTAACGGAGGTAACACAATGAAAAAGCTCATTGCTACGTCTGCACTGGGGTTGGCTGTGATGGTCTCCTTCAGCATGCCCGCAATGGCCGAAACGGTAGTGGTCACCAAGAAAAGAGTGGTCGAACATCGGGAAGTACAGCCGGGTCTTGTCATCACCGATCGAGGGATCGCAGTGCGAACATACGACGATAGCCAGCGTTGTGTGACCAAGACGGTCAAGCGGGAAACGGATGACCGCGAAGTGGTGAAGAAGACAACGGTTTGCCGCTAGGCGTACGGACCTCGGACAGGAACGGGGCCCATCGCCCGGCTTCAGATCAAACGAAGAGCGAGATTGCTGGAAACCCGGTCGCATCCGTGCACCGGGTTTCAACGTGTCTGAGAACGGCATCACAAGGTGCCGGCAGGGGCGACGATGTGGTGTCTGGCCGTTGCACCTCGCCAAAGGTCAAGGGGGCCGCCGGGAGCGGCTTCGACGAGCGGAGCGGTCGCCGATTCAGGACGCAATCCAACCGTCAAGATGGGCGATCTGGATTAGCCCGCAGCCTGCCTTCACAAAAAAGTAATTGGCTGGCTCCCCGGCCCTGCTGTTAGCGTAGAGCCGCTGCATGAACGTTCGGGGAACGGCTTTCAGCCGAAAAATCACATGGCTTATGACCTTTTAGTCAATGGCAAGAAGTATGCCATCGATGTGGATGGCGACATTCCTCTCTTGTGGGTACTGCGCGACACCATTGGTCTCACCGGAACGAAATTCGGCTGTGGGATCGCCATGTGCGGCGCCTGCACGGTCCATGTCGATGGGCTGCCCGTGCGATCGTGCGTCATGCCGGTTGCCGATGCGGTGGACAAGCCGGTTACCACGATCGAAGCGATCGGCGAAACCGAGGAAGGCGCTCGGATACAGAAAGCGTGGCTGGACATCGATGTCGTCCAGTGCGGTTACTGTCAGTCAGGACAGATCATGTCCGCCGCAGCCCTCCTCGCCGCCAATTCGTCGCCGACCGACGATGATATCGATGCGGTCATGGCCGGAAATATCTGTCGATGCGGCACGTATCAGCGGATTCGCGCCGCCATCAAGCTGGCTGCGGAGGCGAGGTAAGTGCGATGTCCATCCACGATAGAGCCAATCTCGCTGTTTCCCGCCGACACTTTCTGATCGGCGCAACTCTGACAGGTGCGGGCCTCGTCATAGGCTTGAGGCCTTCGCCCTCGTCCGCTGCCGCTGCAATGCTTGAGCCCAACCCCTTCATTCGCATCCCTGCCGAAGGAAAGATCGTCTTTGTCATGCCGTCCGTGGAGATGGGGCAAGGCATCTATACCGCTGTCGCGATGCTGTTGGCCGAAGAGCTGGAAGTTACCCTCGATCAGGTGGAGCTGGAGCACGCACCGGCAGATCCTTCACGCTACGCGAACCCGTTCCTGGGCGACCAGATCACCGGCGGGTCGCTATCCATCCGCGCCATCTACGAACAGATGCGCAAGGCAGGTGCCACCGCACGCGTCATGTTGATCAATACGGCCGCGCGTGGCTGGAACGTCGCACCGGACACATGCAAGGCCGAGGCCGGAAAAGTCGTCCACGGCGCAAGCGGCCGCAGCGCGGCTTACGGCAGCCTGATCGAGGCTGCGGCCTCGGAAACGGTGCCGGAGGAAGTCCCGCTGAAACCGGCGTCCGATTTCAGGCTGATCGGTCAGTCCGTCCGTCGCCTCGACAGTCCGGAAAAGGTCAACGGAACGGCAAAATTCGGCATCGACGCCCGCCCGGAAGGCGTGTCCTACGCGGCGATCACGATCTGTCCCCACTTCGGCGGAAAACTGCGCTCGGTGGAGGAAGGACCTGCAATGGCGGTCAAGGGCGTCAAGCAGGTCGTCCGGACTGACGATGCCGTCGCTGTCGTGGCCGACAATACCGGCGCTGCCCGGAAGGGCCTCGCAGCGCTCACCGTCGCATGGGATCCTGGCCCGAGCGCCGGTCTTTCGCTGTCAGAACTGGAAAGGCGGGCGGACGAGGCAATCGGTTCCAAAGGTCTGCAAGCCATCAATGAAGGCGACGTCACGAAGGCTGAGGCCGAACACGGGCCTGCTCACGAATTCGTCTACCGGCTTCCGATCCTTACGCACACGGCCATGGAGCCGATGAACTGCACCCTTCACGTCAGAAACGATGGCTGCGAGGTATGGGTGGGCACGCAGGTGATGGGGCGCGCCAGGCAGGCGGTTGCCGAAGTCACGGGCCTGCCGGTGGAAAAGGTCGTTGTGCACAATCACCTGCTCGGCGGCGGATTTGGACGCAGGCTTGATGTCGACGGCGTGATCGTGGCGGCGAAGATCGCAAAACAGGTCGACGGTCCGGTCAAGATCACCTGGAGCCGCGAGGAGGACATCCGGCACGACTGCTACCGCTATCTCAACTACAGCAAGGTAACCGCGACGCTGAATACGGACGGCACGCCCCTCTCCTGGCGGCACCAGGTCATCGGGCCATCGGTGATGGCGCGCTGGATGCCCGCATTCACGCGTGAGGGCATAGATCTCGACATCATGACGGGCGCCGAGTCGCCCTACGCAATCCCCAACAGGCACACGGAATTCGTCCGCCACGAAGCTCCCGACGGCATGCTGACGGGAAACTGGCGCGGCGTCGGCGCCACGCGCAACATCCCGCCGATCGAGGGAGCCATCGATGAACTGGCCCATCTCGCCGGCGCCGATCCGCTCGAGTATCGCAAGCGGCTGCTTGG contains:
- a CDS encoding STAS/SEC14 domain-containing protein, whose product is MIAIEPVRDENILIVTPQGPLEQANFETIAREVELAVRSHGELAGLMLVIENFPGWKSFGAVAAHLKFISSHHRQIERIAVLTSSKLLRIVPTLARYFVHPKIRTFDFQQRTMALSWLETGQP
- a CDS encoding MarC family protein; this encodes MTSLQDKVAEAYSYLRWAGQRQLVSVLATIGTACFPSQCYAQSPLGADMPDVEFGARKIFLMLFLMLGPIKILVPFKVITDGYGPILRRRIATRAILFSAAALAIAGLLGRTMLENLDISLPVLAMTGGIILFVVALRTILQPTSDFQVRSTDRGQTDLGLALTPLAFPTIVTPYGIAAVIVFATLAGGRQTEGLTVAGIVLLILTLDWLAMIFAEGILRWIGTSLQVLAVVLGVTQAALGLQVILHSFSMIAWR
- a CDS encoding MerR family DNA-binding transcriptional regulator, whose amino-acid sequence is MDKYYSITELTREFGVSTRTLRFYEDEGLIHPERRGRTRLFRPADRRLIQEILRGRRIGFTIAEIREIIQVYKDPPGEVGQLQLLMRKVNEKREDLRQKRRDIDETLGELDNVEEACLTRLAEIGVGT
- a CDS encoding peptide deformylase yields the protein MTIRPILKFPDPKLRTPCWPVEQFDSDLAALVADLAETMRAAPGIGITTAHIGELLRVVFIELEGPGSGQVYVNPVLVWVSADLVRHAEGSVSMPGVSEDVERPARIRVTYQDIEGMHHSAEASGLLAVCLQHEIDQLDGMFWIERLSRLKRERVIKKYRKLTA
- a CDS encoding transglutaminase family protein gives rise to the protein MTIFAVRHITRYSYWRPVEFGQHRMMFRPRDSFDQRLLDANLIVSPGPNEIRWIHDVFGNCVAMINFSRPSNELVFESRIRLDHTPQVALDLRIDDEALTYPFSYDSDELTDLECTIARHYPDTSDEVGRWARQFIRVGHATETGHLLMTLCYAIHQSFSYARRSEHGTQPPQLTLELRRGTCRDFALLMMEAARALGLAARFVTGYIYVPDRDGTTTLGGGSTHAWCQIYLPGAGWVEFDPTNGIVGNRDLIRVGVARDPRQAIPLSGSYDGESSDFNDMSVQVNVTTEPVSSSGRQTTA
- a CDS encoding transglutaminase family protein gives rise to the protein MRIHAGFILGYECPKPTPMLLALDIHPSRRVDLLTDQVLSFNQPIEAWGYVDAFGNACTRIVAPAGLTLISTDFEIYDSGQPDVVPYDAIQHEIQDLPDEVLVFLLGSRYCDTDRLGDFAWSRFATTQSGWPRVQAIADFVHGHIRFDYQKADATRTAYGGFTERMGVCRDFAHLAITLCRCMNIPARYCTGYLGDIGVPPDPAPMDFSAWFEVFLGGHWHTVDARHNTPRIGRILMGTGRDATDVALSTNFGPTTLARFEVVTEEIKE
- a CDS encoding (2Fe-2S)-binding protein, translating into MAYDLLVNGKKYAIDVDGDIPLLWVLRDTIGLTGTKFGCGIAMCGACTVHVDGLPVRSCVMPVADAVDKPVTTIEAIGETEEGARIQKAWLDIDVVQCGYCQSGQIMSAAALLAANSSPTDDDIDAVMAGNICRCGTYQRIRAAIKLAAEAR
- a CDS encoding molybdopterin cofactor-binding domain-containing protein — translated: MSIHDRANLAVSRRHFLIGATLTGAGLVIGLRPSPSSAAAAMLEPNPFIRIPAEGKIVFVMPSVEMGQGIYTAVAMLLAEELEVTLDQVELEHAPADPSRYANPFLGDQITGGSLSIRAIYEQMRKAGATARVMLINTAARGWNVAPDTCKAEAGKVVHGASGRSAAYGSLIEAAASETVPEEVPLKPASDFRLIGQSVRRLDSPEKVNGTAKFGIDARPEGVSYAAITICPHFGGKLRSVEEGPAMAVKGVKQVVRTDDAVAVVADNTGAARKGLAALTVAWDPGPSAGLSLSELERRADEAIGSKGLQAINEGDVTKAEAEHGPAHEFVYRLPILTHTAMEPMNCTLHVRNDGCEVWVGTQVMGRARQAVAEVTGLPVEKVVVHNHLLGGGFGRRLDVDGVIVAAKIAKQVDGPVKITWSREEDIRHDCYRYLNYSKVTATLNTDGTPLSWRHQVIGPSVMARWMPAFTREGIDLDIMTGAESPYAIPNRHTEFVRHEAPDGMLTGNWRGVGATRNIPPIEGAIDELAHLAGADPLEYRKRLLGHKPRLLGVLNLAAEKVGWTTALASGKGRGIAILEDFGSFAAMISEVSVTDDGSLSTQRIVCAVDCGQAINPDTVEAQIESGIVYGLSAALYGRITVENGAVVEGNFDDSPVVRMHEMPKIEVHIVPSSEPPGGIGEVGTPGVAPSLLNAIFAATGKRLRSLPIDQNELRRV